Proteins found in one Legionella pneumophila subsp. pascullei genomic segment:
- a CDS encoding ferredoxin--NADP reductase yields MQINTFPITLEESFMISPKVKHFIFNCELSPPFEYLPGQFITIHFEHDGKNLKRSYSIANEPQQDNRIEFAAGYFEGGPGTELLYNLKPGDVININGPFGRLIFRDEIPGRYILVATSTGTTPYRAMLNELGQRIEKHPDLQVVILQGVQRSEEILYPDDFRAFAKKYPQVSFRPYLSRVPAQDLKDNEYSGYVQHAFPELNLNPAHDMVYLCGNPGMIDEAFNYLKEHGFSMQQIVREKYISR; encoded by the coding sequence ATGCAAATAAATACGTTTCCCATCACTCTTGAAGAATCCTTCATGATTTCTCCCAAGGTAAAACACTTTATATTCAATTGTGAATTATCACCCCCTTTCGAATATTTACCTGGACAATTTATCACCATTCATTTTGAACATGATGGAAAAAACTTAAAGCGGAGTTATAGTATTGCCAATGAACCCCAACAGGACAATCGAATTGAATTTGCTGCCGGGTATTTTGAAGGAGGACCAGGTACAGAACTACTCTACAATTTAAAACCTGGTGATGTGATTAATATTAATGGACCTTTCGGGCGTTTGATTTTTAGAGATGAAATTCCAGGAAGATACATATTGGTAGCGACCAGTACTGGTACCACACCTTATAGAGCCATGCTTAATGAGCTTGGTCAAAGAATAGAGAAACATCCTGATTTGCAGGTAGTTATCCTTCAAGGGGTGCAACGCAGCGAAGAGATTCTCTATCCCGATGATTTTCGAGCCTTTGCAAAAAAATATCCACAAGTAAGTTTTCGCCCCTATTTAAGTCGTGTGCCTGCACAAGACTTGAAAGACAATGAATACAGTGGGTATGTACAACATGCTTTTCCAGAGCTTAATTTAAATCCCGCACACGATATGGTTTATTTATGTGGAAATCCAGGTATGATCGACGAAGCATTTAACTACTTAAAAGAGCATGGTTTTTCTATGCAACAGATTGTACGTGAAAAATATATTTCACGCTGA
- the dotV gene encoding type IV secretion system protein DotV, which translates to MNTIDLITILGNISQSLYPVQKLITGGAYILGILFFITAIGKLKKIGDHRAQSSSQEKMFTPMMYLLVGALLIYLPSGMDLMANTAFGVGNVLTYSNYNPANIYSSMGFLIRTAGVLWFIRGCVLVAHSSQPGTQHGLKGLIFLIAGVLAMNFDNTIAMINSALDYFVKATLSVKAAAGF; encoded by the coding sequence ATGAACACGATAGATTTAATCACTATATTAGGTAATATTAGCCAATCTCTTTATCCTGTGCAAAAACTTATCACAGGAGGTGCTTATATATTGGGCATTTTATTTTTTATAACAGCGATTGGCAAGTTAAAAAAAATAGGGGATCATCGGGCCCAATCCTCCTCACAAGAAAAAATGTTTACTCCAATGATGTATTTATTAGTCGGAGCCCTTTTAATCTACTTGCCTTCAGGGATGGATCTTATGGCGAACACCGCTTTTGGTGTCGGCAATGTCTTAACTTATTCCAACTATAATCCCGCTAATATCTACAGTTCAATGGGATTTTTAATTCGCACGGCGGGTGTTCTGTGGTTTATACGTGGATGTGTACTTGTCGCTCATTCCAGTCAACCGGGCACTCAACACGGGCTAAAAGGATTGATATTTCTTATTGCGGGCGTTCTTGCAATGAATTTTGATAATACGATTGCTATGATTAATTCCGCTCTGGATTATTTTGTTAAGGCAACTTTATCGGTAAAAGCCGCAGCAGGATTCTAG
- a CDS encoding DUF3579 domain-containing protein, with translation MSNRKNKTIVIEGVTPQGKTFRPSDWAERMSGSLAVFKNSRIYYSPLLQPSVNSEGYKCVLLDPKLKESSPQVYQAIIDFAKANNLKICGEEDL, from the coding sequence ATGTCTAATCGAAAAAATAAAACTATCGTTATTGAAGGTGTTACTCCACAAGGCAAAACGTTTCGTCCAAGTGACTGGGCTGAGCGTATGAGTGGTTCTTTGGCTGTTTTCAAAAATAGTAGAATTTATTACTCCCCCCTTTTGCAACCCAGCGTTAACAGTGAAGGTTATAAATGTGTTTTACTTGACCCCAAACTCAAGGAATCAAGTCCACAAGTCTACCAAGCAATTATTGATTTTGCTAAAGCAAACAACTTGAAAATCTGTGGCGAAGAAGACTTATAA
- the pssA gene encoding CDP-diacylglycerol--serine O-phosphatidyltransferase has translation MNKENHSGIYLLPNLLTTVSLFAAFYSIVASTKGQYEAAIVAMFIGMIADSLDGRIARLTNTQTEFGAQYDSLSDMVTFGVAPSLLLYNLTLNQLGKFGWLVAFIYTAAVALRLARFNTQIGKSDKRYFQGLPCPPGAAVMASFAWICFQNEWENLIISLFTAVLALIVSVLMVSNLRYYSFKEVDFKGKVPFLYVLVMILLFVAIAANPGIVLFASSGVYALSGPMLTVISLHKMRKQRRNMSK, from the coding sequence ATGAATAAAGAAAATCATTCTGGGATTTATTTGTTACCAAATTTATTAACGACTGTCAGTTTATTTGCAGCATTTTACTCAATAGTCGCTTCCACAAAGGGGCAATATGAGGCTGCTATTGTCGCTATGTTTATAGGAATGATTGCTGATAGTCTTGATGGACGGATCGCCCGGTTAACCAATACACAAACTGAATTTGGTGCTCAATACGATAGTTTATCTGATATGGTTACCTTTGGAGTAGCACCATCCTTACTGTTATATAATTTAACCCTTAATCAATTAGGAAAATTTGGCTGGTTAGTCGCATTCATTTATACAGCGGCTGTTGCTTTGCGTTTAGCTCGATTTAATACTCAGATTGGAAAATCGGATAAGCGTTATTTTCAGGGACTCCCATGCCCACCAGGCGCGGCAGTAATGGCTTCTTTTGCCTGGATCTGTTTTCAAAATGAATGGGAAAATTTGATTATATCTTTATTTACTGCTGTGTTGGCCTTGATTGTTTCCGTATTGATGGTGAGCAATTTACGCTATTACAGTTTTAAGGAAGTGGATTTTAAAGGTAAGGTTCCATTTTTATATGTTTTAGTGATGATTCTTTTGTTTGTTGCAATTGCTGCAAATCCTGGAATTGTGCTTTTTGCAAGTTCTGGTGTTTATGCTTTATCAGGTCCCATGCTTACAGTGATTTCATTACATAAAATGAGGAAACAAAGAAGAAATATGAGCAAATAA
- a CDS encoding HPr family phosphocarrier protein has protein sequence MIKTKIKIINRLGLHARASAKFVSTAAKFQSHIDVTKDTQTVNGKSIMGVMMLAANKGSELILEIDGPDEERMNEALVELINNRFGESE, from the coding sequence ATGATCAAAACCAAAATTAAGATAATCAACAGACTCGGTTTACATGCACGTGCCTCAGCGAAATTTGTCTCGACAGCAGCAAAATTTCAAAGCCATATTGATGTAACCAAAGACACTCAGACCGTTAATGGCAAAAGCATTATGGGTGTGATGATGCTTGCCGCTAACAAAGGTAGTGAGTTGATACTGGAAATTGACGGTCCAGATGAAGAACGTATGAATGAAGCGTTGGTCGAATTAATTAATAATCGATTTGGGGAAAGTGAATAA
- the hpf gene encoding ribosome hibernation promoting factor has product MQINITGHGMDVTPALRAFTEEKFDKLERHFDHIRAINVVFDVEKVRQIAEATVLVTKGELHASSESEDMYAAIDTLVDKLNRQLIKHKEKLLAQRDRD; this is encoded by the coding sequence ATGCAAATCAACATTACTGGACATGGTATGGATGTCACTCCTGCACTAAGAGCATTCACTGAAGAAAAATTTGATAAGCTTGAGCGTCATTTTGATCACATCAGAGCAATTAATGTAGTATTTGATGTCGAAAAGGTAAGGCAAATAGCAGAAGCTACTGTATTAGTTACTAAAGGTGAGTTACATGCCAGTTCAGAATCAGAAGACATGTATGCTGCTATTGATACTTTGGTAGATAAATTAAATCGACAATTGATTAAGCATAAAGAAAAACTTTTAGCTCAAAGAGACAGGGATTAA
- a CDS encoding RNA polymerase factor sigma-54, with translation MKPTLQIGIGQHLTLTPQLQQAIRLLQLSTVDLQQEIQLVVESNPLLEATPVEEKEDIQINTNQNQDEFSDFQWSQLYNNLNKRNNFEDNDYNFDNLHCTTTNLQDHLNWQLDLTPMSDIDRVIATTIIDAINDDGFLTIPVAEVHASLNSEDFPLDIEEIEAVRHRLQLFDPVGCASVNLAETLVVQLEQLPLEPKLLATAKKIILEDIELLGQHNYRQLMKNHQISEKTIHEILQVIHKLNPKPGSLIHQENTEYVIPDLTVKKIDNQWKVFLNQNILPRLSINSQYAALIQRANNSLDNQFLKHNLQEARWFLKSIQSRQETLLKVASCIMEYQHGFLEFGEEAMKPLILNDIASALDMHESTVSRVTTQKFINTPRGVFELKYFFSSHVNTDSGGECSSTAIRAVIKKLISAENRKKPLSDSKIAQLIGEQGIKVARRTVAKYREAMGIPPSNERKVISS, from the coding sequence ATGAAACCGACATTGCAGATTGGTATTGGTCAACATCTCACGTTAACCCCACAACTGCAACAAGCCATAAGACTGCTGCAATTATCCACCGTTGATTTACAACAGGAAATTCAACTCGTTGTTGAGTCGAATCCTTTGCTTGAAGCCACTCCTGTTGAGGAAAAGGAAGACATCCAAATAAATACCAATCAGAACCAGGATGAATTTTCAGATTTTCAGTGGTCACAACTGTATAACAACTTAAACAAGCGCAATAATTTTGAAGATAATGATTATAATTTTGATAATCTGCACTGCACTACCACCAACTTACAAGACCATCTTAACTGGCAACTTGACCTGACGCCTATGAGCGATATTGATCGAGTCATTGCTACAACAATCATTGATGCGATTAACGATGATGGCTTTTTGACTATACCTGTTGCTGAAGTTCACGCCAGCTTAAATAGCGAGGATTTTCCTCTGGATATAGAAGAAATAGAAGCAGTGAGACACCGACTGCAGTTATTTGACCCTGTAGGATGCGCGTCTGTTAATTTAGCAGAAACACTAGTTGTTCAGCTGGAACAACTGCCACTGGAACCCAAGCTTTTGGCTACGGCCAAGAAAATCATTCTTGAAGACATTGAGTTGCTAGGACAACATAACTATAGACAACTCATGAAAAATCATCAAATAAGCGAAAAAACAATCCATGAAATATTACAAGTCATTCATAAATTAAATCCAAAACCAGGAAGTTTGATACATCAAGAGAATACTGAATATGTTATTCCCGACTTAACTGTTAAAAAGATAGATAATCAATGGAAAGTTTTTCTAAATCAAAATATTCTTCCCAGGTTGAGTATCAATAGTCAATATGCCGCTTTAATCCAACGCGCAAATAATAGTCTGGATAATCAATTCTTAAAGCATAATTTACAAGAAGCACGTTGGTTTTTAAAAAGTATTCAAAGCCGTCAGGAAACTCTTCTAAAAGTAGCAAGCTGTATCATGGAATACCAACATGGATTTCTGGAATTTGGTGAAGAAGCCATGAAACCATTAATATTGAATGATATAGCTTCTGCCTTGGATATGCATGAATCAACGGTATCAAGAGTGACAACTCAAAAGTTTATTAACACTCCTCGTGGTGTTTTTGAGTTAAAGTACTTCTTCTCCAGCCATGTCAATACTGATAGCGGAGGAGAATGCTCTTCCACCGCAATCCGAGCGGTAATTAAAAAATTAATTTCAGCAGAGAATAGAAAAAAACCATTGAGTGATAGTAAAATTGCCCAACTAATAGGCGAGCAAGGCATTAAAGTAGCAAGACGTACTGTCGCCAAATATCGCGAAGCAATGGGGATTCCCCCATCCAATGAAAGAAAGGTTATTAGTAGTTAA
- the rpmG gene encoding 50S ribosomal protein L33, with the protein MAAVTIKVKMESTAGTGYYKTTTKNPRNHPEKMELMMYDPKVRKHVLFKEKKVK; encoded by the coding sequence ATGGCAGCTGTTACAATAAAAGTGAAAATGGAATCCACAGCAGGAACTGGATACTATAAAACCACTACCAAAAATCCACGTAACCATCCTGAAAAGATGGAATTAATGATGTACGACCCTAAAGTACGCAAGCATGTGCTTTTCAAAGAGAAAAAAGTAAAATAA
- the rpmB gene encoding 50S ribosomal protein L28, translating into MSRVCQVTGKRPMVGHKVSHANNKTKRRFLPNIQNHKFWVEEENRFVNLRLSTKGMRIIDKLGIKAVLDKIRAKGEKI; encoded by the coding sequence ATGTCTAGAGTATGTCAGGTAACTGGCAAGCGACCCATGGTTGGTCATAAAGTGTCGCACGCTAATAACAAAACCAAAAGACGCTTCCTGCCTAACATTCAGAATCATAAGTTCTGGGTTGAAGAAGAAAATCGGTTTGTCAACTTGAGATTAAGTACCAAGGGTATGAGAATTATTGACAAATTAGGTATAAAGGCAGTTCTGGATAAAATCAGAGCTAAAGGCGAAAAGATATAA
- the trmB gene encoding tRNA (guanosine(46)-N7)-methyltransferase TrmB → MQRKIKSYVLRAGRISNRQQQGLDLWLEDYELKFDSPSPWNFAKEFGRHDADTIVEIGFGMGTSLFTMAMNNPRCNYLGIEVHKAGVGSLVADLHEHQINNVRVVMHDAVEVLQTKIQENSLSGVQIFFPDPWHKKRHHKRRLIQSEFIQMLVKKIRPSGFIHCATDWEDYAEHILNVLSSESALFNQQKEGGYSPRPDSRPLTKFEQRGERLGHGVWDLVFIKK, encoded by the coding sequence ATGCAACGTAAGATTAAAAGTTACGTGTTGCGCGCTGGGCGAATCAGTAACAGACAGCAACAAGGATTAGATCTTTGGCTTGAAGACTATGAATTAAAATTTGATAGTCCCTCTCCGTGGAATTTTGCAAAAGAATTTGGTCGTCATGATGCGGATACTATTGTAGAGATTGGTTTTGGTATGGGTACCTCATTGTTTACCATGGCAATGAATAACCCCCGATGTAATTACTTGGGCATAGAAGTACATAAAGCAGGCGTTGGTAGTCTGGTAGCGGATTTGCATGAGCACCAGATAAATAATGTGCGGGTAGTAATGCATGATGCAGTAGAAGTTTTACAAACCAAAATACAAGAAAACTCTCTTTCTGGGGTTCAAATTTTTTTCCCCGATCCGTGGCATAAAAAACGTCATCATAAGCGACGACTGATTCAATCCGAATTTATTCAAATGTTAGTAAAAAAAATCAGGCCATCAGGATTTATTCATTGTGCTACTGATTGGGAAGATTATGCAGAACATATTTTAAATGTTTTATCTTCAGAATCGGCCTTGTTTAACCAACAAAAAGAGGGCGGATACTCACCTCGCCCGGACTCAAGGCCGTTAACAAAATTTGAGCAGCGTGGTGAGCGTCTAGGCCATGGGGTATGGGATCTGGTTTTTATAAAAAAATAA
- a CDS encoding M42 family metallopeptidase, translating to MIKHAILISGLIFSFLASAAEMSFLAQLTEVPGASGYEKNVRHLLQKQWQPYMAELKVDGMGNLIGQRKYNHKGPKLLFMAHLDETGFMVESITPDGFLKVIPLGGIANSVIYAQRWTISTPKGPVLAYSGMDSPHLLGDKKMLGSPDINALFLDVGAENKEQAQKEFAIQPGLEVTPVSEFSQLSKNRFLGKALDDRIGLAVISDILAAVKQQPNQLYVAATVQEEVGMRGASTVYKATHPDIAINVEVGIADDYPMLLADRKGRIGLGKGPSLFVYDRSMIPHQELINWIIELASKNNIPLQLEVEPGYGEDGSKVQSSGMGVPVVNIGIPIRYAHQHAGIFDKRDYDNTVKLLKLIAENLNQEVVDKIKKS from the coding sequence ATGATTAAGCATGCAATTCTTATTAGCGGATTGATTTTTTCCTTTTTAGCCTCAGCAGCAGAAATGTCGTTTTTAGCTCAATTGACTGAAGTGCCTGGTGCCTCCGGGTACGAAAAAAATGTTCGCCATTTGCTGCAAAAACAGTGGCAACCCTACATGGCGGAGCTAAAAGTCGATGGCATGGGTAATTTGATCGGTCAGCGTAAATATAATCACAAAGGACCAAAATTACTATTCATGGCACATCTTGATGAAACAGGGTTTATGGTGGAATCCATAACACCGGATGGTTTTTTGAAAGTTATCCCTTTGGGTGGGATTGCAAACTCGGTCATCTATGCTCAACGCTGGACAATTTCAACACCCAAAGGACCTGTATTAGCTTATTCTGGTATGGATTCCCCGCATTTGTTAGGTGATAAAAAAATGTTAGGGTCCCCTGATATCAATGCCCTGTTTTTAGATGTTGGCGCAGAAAATAAAGAACAAGCTCAGAAGGAATTTGCAATCCAACCTGGACTTGAGGTCACACCAGTAAGTGAATTTAGCCAATTAAGCAAGAACAGATTTTTAGGCAAGGCTTTGGATGATCGCATAGGGTTAGCTGTCATTAGTGACATTCTGGCGGCAGTGAAACAACAACCCAATCAATTATATGTTGCTGCCACAGTGCAAGAGGAAGTTGGCATGCGGGGTGCCAGTACAGTATACAAAGCTACTCATCCAGATATCGCAATTAATGTTGAAGTGGGAATCGCTGACGATTATCCAATGCTGTTGGCGGATAGAAAAGGGCGAATTGGCTTGGGGAAAGGACCATCCTTGTTTGTTTATGATCGATCAATGATTCCCCATCAGGAATTAATTAACTGGATAATCGAACTTGCTAGCAAAAATAATATTCCTCTACAACTTGAGGTGGAGCCAGGATATGGCGAAGATGGTTCCAAGGTTCAATCCTCAGGCATGGGCGTTCCTGTTGTCAACATAGGTATCCCTATTCGATATGCACATCAACATGCTGGGATATTTGATAAAAGAGATTACGATAACACGGTTAAATTGTTGAAATTGATTGCTGAGAATTTGAATCAGGAAGTGGTTGACAAGATTAAAAAGAGTTAA
- the ankC gene encoding Dot/Icm T4SS effector AnkC/LegA12, with protein MDFVSEMNKILQMELEQFKEFIQKKLEEDKNYLEKLFWLPNGSQMTVLNYLVEQYSEPKVGLDDTNKDLLAKIDFILHKAKDVNVGEPLHQAIIAGKISLALHLLGVDENNFTPNESEKTDVLGILSKVRKKIEESFSHVKRYFFDVDKRDGYGRTLLSLALDTKRKELLIAILARNPIVHATTLRSSAYVPFQPIHQAVVLDYSEGITLLASMGAQLTNPLGSMRDTPVILAARLGKINALAALLELPTQSLSLESENNHLFEDKQTGHTAVEELCERMTNENDKADALRGIAMLICRGAEPPRNEKMRNLLSSNRVALLKAVSTYLSDKPQLVDAFVERCHLRESALHNIVYADHSWGSSIRHLFGVPSEAALIVEELVTRKYSDPSFASENVSSLSTTATENLRSERNPLKLYAEFVRRYTQAYDSQMITNRWSTMRWMIAEGNCDWDTVLRYSKNHPTSRTRIVLNEMFNPIPRVHEDIESQQNSPRVVLK; from the coding sequence ATGGATTTTGTAAGTGAAATGAATAAGATTCTACAGATGGAATTAGAGCAATTTAAAGAGTTTATTCAAAAGAAGTTGGAAGAAGATAAAAATTATTTAGAAAAATTATTTTGGTTGCCCAATGGTTCTCAAATGACTGTTTTAAATTATTTGGTCGAACAATATTCTGAACCTAAGGTCGGTCTAGACGATACAAATAAGGATTTGCTTGCCAAAATAGATTTTATCCTTCACAAGGCTAAAGATGTAAATGTTGGTGAGCCGTTACACCAGGCAATTATTGCTGGAAAAATTTCTTTGGCACTCCATCTGTTGGGAGTGGATGAAAATAATTTCACACCCAATGAGAGTGAAAAAACTGATGTTTTGGGTATTTTGTCTAAAGTAAGGAAAAAAATCGAAGAGTCTTTTAGCCACGTAAAGCGATATTTTTTTGATGTGGATAAGCGGGATGGTTATGGGCGCACTTTGTTGTCTTTAGCATTAGATACTAAACGCAAGGAACTATTAATTGCCATTTTAGCCAGGAATCCCATTGTACACGCGACAACCTTAAGATCCTCTGCCTATGTTCCTTTCCAGCCTATTCACCAGGCTGTTGTTTTGGATTATTCGGAGGGCATTACCTTATTAGCCAGCATGGGGGCGCAATTGACAAATCCCCTGGGTAGCATGAGAGACACGCCAGTCATTTTAGCTGCTCGTTTGGGCAAAATAAATGCACTGGCGGCTTTACTAGAGTTACCGACTCAAAGTTTGTCTCTTGAATCCGAAAACAATCATTTATTCGAAGACAAACAAACTGGCCATACAGCAGTAGAAGAGTTGTGTGAACGCATGACTAATGAAAATGATAAGGCAGATGCCCTGCGTGGGATAGCCATGCTAATATGCCGTGGTGCTGAGCCGCCTCGTAATGAAAAAATGCGAAATTTGTTAAGCAGTAACAGGGTGGCTTTGTTAAAAGCGGTCAGTACATATTTGTCAGATAAGCCTCAATTGGTCGATGCGTTTGTTGAGCGTTGTCATCTAAGAGAAAGTGCTTTACATAATATAGTTTATGCCGATCATTCATGGGGGAGTTCTATTCGCCATTTATTTGGTGTTCCCAGTGAGGCGGCCCTTATTGTTGAAGAATTGGTAACGAGAAAATACAGTGATCCTTCTTTTGCCAGCGAAAATGTTTCATCATTATCAACTACCGCTACGGAAAATCTACGTTCAGAGAGGAACCCACTGAAACTCTATGCCGAATTTGTCAGACGATACACCCAAGCTTATGACAGCCAAATGATTACCAATCGTTGGAGTACTATGCGCTGGATGATCGCTGAAGGAAATTGTGATTGGGATACAGTGCTTCGGTATTCTAAAAATCATCCAACCAGCCGTACCAGAATTGTGTTGAATGAAATGTTTAACCCGATACCGAGAGTACATGAGGATATTGAGTCGCAACAGAACTCTCCAAGAGTTGTCCTAAAATAA
- the hflK gene encoding FtsH protease activity modulator HflK — protein sequence MGWNEPEKGKDPWSGKNQPPDLDEALKRIQEKLKKTFFGGTGKSNNNSSGGSSGGLLAVTVLLIAFILWALSGIFIVDPAEQAVILRFGKYAETVGPGPHWIPRFISSKIVMNVDRVLDYSYSAQMLTSDENLVSVSLAVQYRINDLSEYLFNVANPEESLQQATSSALRQVVGTTTLDQIITEGREVWGGRVQETLTKTLDSYKTGILIVNVSPQPARAPESVQDAFDDAIKAQEDEKRFKEQAYAYAAKVVPIAEGRASRIQQEAEAYSKQIVLTAQGEVAEFLALLPQYNATPQVTAKRMYLETMQKVMNKSSTIIVDSKAGNLLYLPLDKLLGNQYVPQSENLKAIKSGTNVSDEEDNLILSGRDLTRPTYSQGRD from the coding sequence ATGGGGTGGAATGAGCCAGAGAAGGGCAAAGATCCATGGTCGGGTAAAAATCAACCTCCGGATTTGGATGAAGCTCTTAAACGTATTCAGGAAAAATTGAAGAAGACATTTTTTGGAGGCACAGGCAAATCAAACAATAATTCGTCAGGCGGTTCCAGTGGTGGTTTGCTTGCTGTGACGGTTTTATTAATAGCTTTTATTCTTTGGGCTCTTTCTGGTATTTTTATTGTGGATCCTGCAGAGCAAGCTGTGATACTCCGTTTTGGTAAATACGCAGAAACAGTTGGTCCTGGCCCTCATTGGATTCCTCGTTTTATCTCATCAAAGATCGTTATGAATGTGGATAGGGTGTTGGATTACTCCTACTCTGCTCAAATGCTTACCAGTGATGAAAACTTAGTATCGGTCTCTTTGGCTGTCCAGTACCGCATTAATGATTTAAGTGAATATTTATTTAATGTCGCAAATCCTGAGGAAAGCTTACAACAGGCAACTTCCAGTGCTTTGAGGCAGGTTGTAGGCACTACAACCCTGGATCAGATAATAACTGAAGGTCGAGAAGTTTGGGGAGGCAGAGTACAAGAAACTCTGACGAAAACTTTGGATAGCTATAAGACCGGAATTTTAATTGTTAATGTGTCACCCCAACCTGCGAGAGCTCCAGAAAGTGTTCAGGATGCTTTTGATGACGCCATTAAGGCTCAAGAAGATGAAAAACGTTTTAAGGAACAGGCTTATGCTTATGCAGCCAAAGTAGTGCCTATTGCAGAAGGTAGAGCAAGTCGTATTCAACAGGAAGCAGAAGCTTATTCGAAGCAAATCGTGTTGACCGCACAGGGAGAAGTAGCAGAATTTTTAGCCTTGCTTCCTCAATATAATGCAACCCCTCAAGTTACGGCTAAACGAATGTATCTGGAGACTATGCAAAAAGTAATGAATAAGAGCAGTACTATTATTGTTGACAGTAAAGCAGGAAACTTATTGTATCTACCGTTAGATAAATTACTTGGTAATCAATATGTTCCGCAATCTGAAAATCTAAAGGCCATCAAAAGCGGTACGAATGTCAGTGATGAGGAGGACAACTTGATTCTTTCTGGAAGAGATCTCACAAGACCAACTTACAGTCAAGGGAGAGATTGA
- the hflC gene encoding protease modulator HflC, giving the protein MNAFKTTLGVLIFLVLVLLFTSVFTVTQGQQGIILRLGRLVKDPQTDAVKVLNPGLHFKTPFIESVRIFDTRIQTMDIKSTRIVTKEKKDVMVDYYVKWRISDLAQYFKSTGGNEFKAETLLEQQLNTLLRAQFGKRTISDAVSGGRDDVMEILRNAAEKQAGELGIKVVDVRIKGIELPSNTSNAIYQRMRADMQKIANRHRADGQAAAEQIQAKADADVTVLLAKTKSNAQRIRAVGEAQAAAIYSKAYSQNPDFFALYKSLLAYEASFHSKKDILVLDQSSSFFDYFKQAMPKNDGTAAKK; this is encoded by the coding sequence ATGAATGCATTTAAAACGACATTGGGTGTCTTAATCTTTTTAGTACTGGTGCTTTTGTTTACCAGTGTTTTTACTGTGACACAAGGACAGCAGGGTATTATTTTAAGATTAGGGCGTTTGGTAAAAGATCCTCAAACTGACGCAGTGAAAGTGCTAAATCCTGGTCTTCACTTTAAAACCCCTTTTATCGAAAGTGTGCGAATTTTCGATACACGTATCCAAACTATGGATATCAAATCGACCCGCATTGTGACTAAAGAGAAAAAAGATGTCATGGTTGATTATTATGTGAAATGGCGAATTTCAGATTTGGCACAATATTTTAAATCGACAGGCGGTAATGAATTTAAAGCTGAAACTTTGTTAGAGCAACAGTTAAATACCTTACTAAGGGCCCAATTTGGTAAGCGTACGATATCCGATGCTGTTTCAGGAGGGCGTGATGACGTTATGGAAATACTGCGTAATGCGGCTGAGAAGCAAGCTGGTGAATTAGGTATTAAAGTGGTTGATGTTCGTATTAAAGGCATTGAACTGCCTTCCAATACCAGTAATGCTATCTATCAACGCATGAGAGCGGACATGCAGAAAATTGCAAACAGGCATAGAGCAGATGGGCAAGCTGCCGCAGAACAGATCCAAGCGAAAGCAGATGCTGATGTTACGGTTTTATTGGCTAAAACTAAAAGTAATGCTCAGCGAATTAGAGCGGTTGGTGAAGCGCAAGCAGCTGCTATTTATTCCAAAGCTTACAGTCAAAACCCTGATTTTTTTGCATTATACAAAAGCTTGTTAGCCTATGAAGCCAGTTTTCATAGCAAAAAGGATATTTTAGTATTGGATCAAAGCAGTTCATTTTTTGATTATTTCAAACAAGCTATGCCAAAAAATGATGGTACAGCGGCTAAAAAGTAA